Proteins encoded together in one Quercus lobata isolate SW786 chromosome 3, ValleyOak3.0 Primary Assembly, whole genome shotgun sequence window:
- the LOC115979715 gene encoding glucan endo-1,3-beta-glucosidase, basic isoform-like, whose translation MNQIGVCYGMLGNNLLSPGEVINMYKQYNIGRLRLNDQNYAACQALRGTNVQLMLGVPNEELQSTASSQDYANTWIQNNVQNYEDVNFKYIAIGNKIEPNSPYAQFLFSAMENIQTIIYNANLGYKNIKVSTPNYQVALSESYPPSIGSFTSEYQSLLDPIIGFLVKHKYPLLVNIYPYFSYIGNIQNIHLEYALLTTPSVEVQGGKHGYRNIFYAIFYAFYSALEKTKWGSLKIVVSKTSWPSEGGPATSFEYASTYNSNLIRHVKVGTPKRPNMPIETYMFAMFNENLKTPNYVKNLELFYPNKLPKFQIKFS comes from the exons ATGAATCAG ATAGGTGTATGCTATGGAATGCTTGGCAACAACTTACTGTCCCCAGGAGAAGTTATAAATATGTACAAACAATATAACATCGGAAGGTTGCGACTCAATGACCAAAACTATGCTGCTTGCCAAGCCCTTAGAGGCACCAACGTTCAGCTCATGCTTGGTGTCCCTAATGAAGAGCTTCAAAGCACTGCTTCAAGCCAAGACTATGCAAACACATGGATCCAAAACAATGTACAAAACTATGAAGATGTCAATTTCAAATACATTGCAATTGGCAACAAAATAGAGCCCAACAGTCCATATGCACAATTTCTTTTCTCAGCCATGGAAAACATTCaaactataatttataatgCTAACCTTGGATATAAGAATATTAAAGTCTCCACTCCCAATTATCAAGTTGCCCTTTCAGAGTCCTACCCTCCATCAATAGGCTCCTTCACGTCTGAGTACCAATCACTTCTTGATCCTATCATAGGCTTCTTAGTGAAGCATAAGTACCCATTACTCGTTAACATTTATCCATACTTTAGCTACATTGGCAATATTCAAAACATTCATCTTGAGTATGCTCTTTTAACTACTCCCTCAGTTGAAGTGCAAGGTGGCAAACATGGATACCGAAACATTTTTTATGCCATTTTTTATGCCTTTTACTCAGCATTAGAGAAGACCAAATGGGGGTCTTTGAAAATTGTTGTGTCCAAGACTAGTTGGCCCTCTGAAGGGGGACCAGCAACAAGTTTTGAATATGCTAGCACTTACAACTCGAATTTGATTAGGCATGTCAAGGTAGGGACTCCAAAGAGACCTAACATGCCTATAGAAACTTACATGTTTGCCATGTTTAATGAGAATCTGAAGACTCCAAATTATGTGAAAAACTTAGAGCTCTTTTATCCGAACAAACTGCCTAAATTCCAAATTAAGTTTAGTTAA